A genome region from Bifidobacterium coryneforme includes the following:
- a CDS encoding GNAT family N-acetyltransferase, which produces MTETSRPEPGRTSPRMPSIRPMAWSDMPDLIREFERTWKVEADKQGKVSQLSAEHFVLDYLTQTTRARIASMDGRFMGVTLLREGDGPLSFLQAQACLESVDASLGSTPLGSKTLASARHWHATEVRLEEESGLTAPPQAELKLFLVSGRARGHGIGRLLWLDALTYMDGKGITDFYLHTDSSCDVGYYDHQGMTCLAELKGRDYQAFSEQQGADSRGVDPAFFEGVDDIYIYGGKVREQLERCGRS; this is translated from the coding sequence ATGACAGAGACAAGCCGGCCCGAACCAGGCCGGACCAGCCCCCGCATGCCTTCGATACGCCCCATGGCCTGGAGCGATATGCCCGACCTGATAAGGGAATTCGAGAGGACCTGGAAGGTGGAGGCGGACAAGCAGGGCAAGGTTTCGCAGTTAAGCGCGGAACACTTCGTCCTTGACTACCTGACCCAAACCACCCGAGCCCGCATTGCCAGCATGGATGGCCGGTTCATGGGGGTCACCCTGCTCAGGGAGGGTGACGGACCCCTAAGTTTCCTCCAGGCACAGGCCTGCCTGGAATCCGTGGACGCCTCCCTGGGCTCCACGCCGCTGGGCAGCAAGACCCTGGCCAGCGCCCGGCACTGGCACGCTACGGAGGTGCGTCTTGAGGAGGAGTCCGGTCTGACGGCCCCGCCCCAAGCCGAACTGAAGCTGTTCCTGGTCAGCGGCAGGGCCCGCGGTCACGGCATCGGGCGGCTGCTCTGGCTGGATGCCCTGACGTACATGGACGGAAAGGGAATCACCGACTTCTACCTCCATACCGACTCTTCCTGCGATGTTGGGTACTACGACCATCAGGGCATGACCTGCCTGGCCGAGCTCAAGGGCCGGGATTACCAGGCGTTCTCCGAGCAGCAGGGTGCCGATTCCCGCGGTGTCGATCCGGCCTTCTTCGAAGGGGTCGACGACATCTACATTTACGGCGGAAAAGTCCGCGAACAGCTGGAAAGGTGCGGACGGTCATGA
- the dapB gene encoding 4-hydroxy-tetrahydrodipicolinate reductase, translated as MIRVAVVGATGRMGTSVVQALEEADDMTLSLAVDGRDGLEGITSDNTDVAVEFTVPQASLDNVLTLVGRGVDLVVGTTGWTDEGLDQVRQALEQAPREHQSVFIAPNFAISAVLADHFAAKAAEYFTSAEVIELHHPDKVDAPSGTAIHTAQAIGKARRQAGLGPMPDGTQGAADSRGQVIDGVHVHAVRLQGLNAHEEVLLGNSGEQLSIRADSFDRSSFMPGVLLAVRTIASGSHPGLTVGLDRFLDL; from the coding sequence ATGATCAGGGTTGCTGTCGTAGGGGCCACTGGACGAATGGGAACCAGTGTCGTTCAGGCCTTGGAAGAGGCGGATGACATGACCCTCTCCCTTGCCGTCGATGGTCGGGACGGTCTGGAGGGGATTACCTCCGACAATACCGATGTGGCCGTCGAGTTCACGGTTCCCCAGGCCTCTTTGGACAACGTGCTGACCCTGGTCGGGCGGGGGGTCGACCTGGTGGTGGGTACAACAGGCTGGACCGATGAGGGACTCGACCAGGTACGGCAGGCCCTGGAGCAGGCCCCCCGTGAGCATCAATCGGTCTTCATCGCCCCCAATTTCGCGATTTCCGCCGTCCTGGCCGACCACTTCGCCGCCAAGGCTGCCGAGTACTTCACCTCGGCCGAGGTGATTGAACTCCACCATCCCGACAAGGTGGACGCTCCATCGGGAACGGCCATCCACACGGCCCAGGCCATCGGGAAGGCCCGGCGTCAGGCCGGCTTGGGGCCGATGCCGGACGGCACCCAGGGTGCGGCGGATTCCCGAGGGCAGGTGATTGATGGGGTGCACGTCCACGCCGTTCGCCTGCAGGGCCTGAATGCCCACGAGGAGGTCCTCCTGGGGAACTCCGGTGAGCAGCTGTCCATCCGTGCAGACAGTTTCGACAGGTCCTCCTTCATGCCCGGTGTGCTCCTGGCTGTGAGAACCATCGCCTCCGGTTCCCACCCTGGTCTGACCGTGGGGCTGGACCGCTTCCTGGATCTGTGA
- the dapA gene encoding 4-hydroxy-tetrahydrodipicolinate synthase produces MIESETHLMPPAPFGRVIPAMVTPMKADGSMDFQAAAALARRLVADGADGILVNGTTGESPVTHMDEKVNLVRVVRQAVDVPVISGAGSNDTAHTVRMVEMIQEAGADALLVVMPYYSRPSQDGVVAHYRSVCESADRPVILYDVPGRTGLHVELDTYRRLSELKHVEAVKDATGDLAAVPQKRQETGLAWYSGDDGLYLPFLALGAVGIISVMAHVASGPMQDLAARFDTGDLTGAQRLAATLAPLVQALNGDGQQAVMAKAALKVAGSLDETTMRLPNLGPGKEQLSKAKAGMKAAGLI; encoded by the coding sequence ATGATTGAGTCCGAAACCCATCTGATGCCACCTGCCCCCTTCGGCAGGGTCATTCCGGCCATGGTCACCCCCATGAAGGCCGATGGATCCATGGACTTCCAGGCTGCTGCTGCCTTGGCCCGCAGACTGGTGGCCGATGGGGCCGATGGGATTCTCGTCAACGGCACCACGGGGGAATCCCCGGTGACCCATATGGACGAAAAGGTCAATCTGGTCCGGGTGGTCAGGCAGGCAGTCGATGTTCCGGTCATTTCGGGTGCCGGGTCCAACGACACCGCGCATACGGTCCGCATGGTCGAGATGATTCAGGAGGCCGGGGCGGATGCCCTCCTGGTGGTCATGCCATATTATTCCCGTCCCTCCCAGGACGGCGTGGTGGCACACTACCGGTCGGTATGTGAGTCCGCCGATCGTCCGGTCATCCTTTACGATGTGCCTGGCCGTACCGGCCTGCACGTCGAGCTGGATACCTACCGCCGCCTGTCGGAGCTCAAGCATGTGGAAGCCGTCAAGGATGCCACCGGTGACCTGGCCGCGGTGCCGCAGAAGCGGCAGGAGACCGGGCTGGCATGGTATTCGGGTGACGATGGGCTCTATCTGCCCTTCCTGGCCCTGGGGGCAGTCGGCATCATATCGGTCATGGCCCATGTGGCGAGTGGCCCCATGCAGGATCTGGCGGCCCGATTCGATACCGGTGACCTGACAGGCGCGCAGCGGCTGGCTGCCACCTTGGCGCCCCTGGTCCAGGCCCTGAACGGCGATGGACAGCAGGCCGTCATGGCCAAGGCCGCCCTGAAGGTGGCCGGGTCACTCGACGAAACCACGATGAGGCTGCCCAATCTGGGACCCGGTAAGGAGCAGCTCTCCAAGGCCAAGGCGGGCATGAAGGCCGCCGGTCTTA
- a CDS encoding MFS transporter: protein MKESRSPFLRLFTYPGAAGFCLAAVLARLPLGMMGLGIVLALNHIYDNWTSAGMMSAVYTLCAALVTPVYARLFDRFGQRRVGLVALMIQTLAILGFAFGAMKRVSLGILFILAALMGLTQFAFGALVRTRWAWVLRDDRTNLLNTAYALESGLDECVFILGPILSAYLATSVNPVSQLFLPAAALLVGGLTFFSMRSTEPPAIVRMETAATTAADHSPVDDGGSVHPEDSDGMKGARSALAYPGILLLFVVFIVFNMSFSAVDVSVTALTKAMGREGAVGLQLALFALGSLCGALIFGSVKLKGSRWRYLVVFLTLLTTGYVVFRLVMDNLVLLGLAEVLSGLCVSPIFATGNLIVRESVDSRALTEGLSWLSTGGSIGTSLGSTLAGIALDKFGPHGGMTIPAIVTCCAIPLAVLGWISSRRRTASASSSE, encoded by the coding sequence ATGAAGGAATCCAGGTCCCCCTTCCTGCGGCTCTTCACCTACCCCGGCGCTGCAGGATTCTGCCTGGCGGCGGTTCTTGCCCGACTGCCCTTGGGGATGATGGGGTTGGGTATCGTCCTGGCCCTGAACCATATTTACGATAATTGGACTTCGGCAGGCATGATGAGCGCGGTCTATACGCTTTGTGCGGCCCTGGTCACCCCCGTCTACGCCCGTCTCTTCGACAGGTTCGGTCAGCGCCGGGTGGGACTTGTGGCACTCATGATCCAGACACTGGCCATCTTGGGGTTCGCCTTCGGGGCCATGAAGAGGGTATCCCTGGGCATACTCTTCATCCTGGCCGCCCTGATGGGTCTGACCCAGTTCGCCTTCGGGGCCCTGGTCCGCACGCGTTGGGCCTGGGTCCTGCGGGACGACCGGACCAATCTGCTCAACACGGCCTATGCTCTGGAATCCGGTCTCGATGAGTGCGTCTTCATCCTGGGGCCCATCCTTTCCGCCTACCTGGCCACTTCGGTGAACCCGGTATCCCAGCTCTTCCTGCCGGCTGCGGCCCTGCTTGTCGGCGGACTGACCTTCTTCTCGATGCGGTCCACGGAACCTCCGGCCATCGTCAGGATGGAGACCGCCGCAACCACGGCCGCCGACCACTCGCCGGTCGATGACGGTGGCAGTGTCCACCCCGAGGACTCGGACGGTATGAAAGGGGCCCGTTCGGCTCTGGCCTACCCGGGTATACTCCTCCTCTTCGTGGTCTTCATCGTTTTCAACATGAGCTTTTCGGCCGTGGACGTTTCGGTTACGGCCCTGACCAAGGCCATGGGCAGGGAGGGGGCCGTGGGGCTCCAGCTTGCGCTCTTCGCCCTGGGGTCCCTCTGTGGGGCCTTGATCTTCGGGTCGGTCAAGCTCAAGGGTTCCCGGTGGCGCTACTTGGTGGTCTTCCTGACCCTGCTGACCACCGGTTATGTGGTTTTCCGCCTGGTCATGGACAATCTGGTCCTCCTGGGTCTGGCCGAGGTGCTCTCAGGCCTGTGCGTCTCTCCCATCTTCGCCACGGGCAATCTGATAGTCCGGGAGAGCGTGGACTCCCGCGCCCTGACCGAAGGCCTCTCCTGGCTGTCCACCGGAGGCTCCATCGGAACCTCGCTGGGGTCCACCCTGGCAGGAATTGCCTTGGATAAGTTCGGCCCTCATGGCGGCATGACCATTCCGGCCATCGTCACCTGCTGTGCCATACCCCTGGCAGTCCTGGGATGGATCAGCAGCCGCAGGCGCACGGCGTCCGCATCGTCGTCGGAATAA